The Marinicella rhabdoformis sequence GGTATTCTGGCAGTTGAATGGCTTGCACAGATGCAGTCATGTTGGATAATTTATCCAGTTCCGTTTGGGCATCACTGCCGCCAACACCAATGGTCATGTCATCACCGTAATTTGAAATAGAAAAAGCATTATAAAGAAGGTGTCTAACAAAAATAAAGGACTGAAAGCACAAGGAGTCATTTTGGTTTCATTCTTCAGATTAAACTCAAAATATGGATTAAAAGAAACTAAAAGTACCGTCGCAGGCACGACTCGATTATTTAGCTACTATTGGGAAATGATCCAAACATTCACGTCACCTTCGGGCTTGACCCGATGGTCTTGTTGTTTTTAGTACAATATTGAGATAATCGGGTCAAGCCCGAGTATGACATCAATCTTAATTTTACGAGATATTCCCAAGTTTAGAGTGAATACCAAATTTATTACCTGATGGATCGATAAAGCTCAAATGGTGACCACCTAAGTTTTCAATTTCTTCATATTGCACACCGTTTCTTTTTAGGTGCTCTAACAAAACAATCGGTGTATCATTGAGAACATCACCAACTCCAATCCAGAAGTTTGAGGATACCTGCTTATTTTGCCCAAATACAGTCAAATGCCTCTCTGTATCTGTTTCTTCCAAATCGAGTATAAGCCCTACACCTAAGTTACAAACCAACCTCCCTGCCTTGTATTCAAAAACACCTAGCTTATTAGCATAAAAATCAATTGCCGCCTCAATACAGGTCACAGACAAATTTAAATAGACCATTTTTATATGGTTATTAAACCAAACGCCAAGCCAAAATTTCGCCCGCTTGATAAGGCGATATGGTCAAGTCGCCTTCGCCTATGGTAGCGGGGACTTGCTGGCTTTCTTTGACCAAGCTGATTTGCTTTTGATTCACTGGCAAGTCATAAAATGCTGGTCCATTCAAAGAGGCAAATTTTTCTAACTGATCCAAAGCACCATCTTCTTCGAACACTTGGGTATAAACTTCGATGGCGTGTGGTGCACTGAAGATACCAGCGCAACCACAAGCGCTTTCTTTGGCACCGATGGCATGTGGTGCGGTATCGGTACCGAGGAAGAATTTTTTACTGCCCGATGTGGCGGCTTTTCTCAATGCCAGTCTGTGTAGTTCACGTTTGGCTACCGGTAAACAATACAAGTGCGGTTTGATGCCACCGACCAGCATGTCGTTGCGGTTGATTTGTAAATGATGTGCCGTAATAGTGGCAGCGATGTTATCACCTTGTGACGCAACAAAATCAGCGGCGTCTTTTGTGGTGATGTGTTCAAACACCACTTTCAATTCTGGCATGTCTTTGAGCAACGGCGCCATGATGGTTTCAATAAACACCGCTTCTCTGTCAAAAATATCAATTTCGCTGTCAACCACTTCACCATGAACCAACAAGGGCATGCCGATTTCTTGCATCGCTTCCAAAACAGGATAAATGCCTTTCATGTCGCTGACACCGAAACTTGAATTGGTCGTGGCATTTGCTGGGTATAATTTGGCCGCGGTGAACACGCCTTGTTCATGCCCCTTTACCAATTCTTCTGGCGCGATTGAATCGGTCAAATAAGCCGTCATCAATGGTTGGAAATCTGGGTAATCAGAGGTCGCTGCCAAAATACGATCACGGTAGGCACTGGCCAAAGCCGTGGTGGTCACTGGTGGTGCCAAGTTTGGCATGATGATGGCGCGGCCAAACTGTCGAGCGGTGTATTCCGCCACTTGATTCAACATGTCGCCATCGCGCAAGTGTACGTGCCAGTCGTCTGGTTGGGTGATGGTGATGGTTTGCGCAGTCATGAATTATCCAGCAATTTTTGATTGTGGCAATTATAACCATTCACAGCACAAGGTAAACAATCATGACATGGCTAAAGTATGCCATTCGTCCTTTTTTTCTTTCAATTCACAGAAAATTCTTGCTTATCATTTGAAGTGTATGTACTGTACCACTACTTATGGTACACCATTGATGATAATCATATGATTCAAATAGTAACCGGGGACGCCCGGCCGATATTTAAACAAATTGTAGATGGCATTCGAATGCAAATTATGACAGGTCAATTGGCAGTGGGCGCGAAGCTTCCCAGTGTCCGTGGCTTATCAGTACAACTGACGGTTAACACCAATACGGTTGCAAAAGCTTATTCAGAATTGCTCTCTCATGGCTTGGTTGAGTCTCGCAAAGGTTTAGGCCTTTTTGTCATTCAACCGAAACAAATACTTAGCGATCAAGAACGTGAACAGCGACTTGATAAAGCGGTTGATGCTTTGATTCATGAAACGATTGGACTCAGCTTCAGCCACGATGACATCTTGCAACTGGTAACAGAAAAGTTATCAAAATTGCCCGATGGGAAAACAGAATAAACAGGTGAAGCATGTCAAAATACATTATTGAAACTCAAAACTTATCAATGCAATTTGGCGCCAAGCTGGCATTGAACAACCTCAACTTAAAAATCAATAATGGAGGAATCCATTCTATTGTGGGCAGTAATGGAGCAGGGAAATCCACCCTGTTCAAACTGTTATTGGGCGTTTTATCACCGACTACTGGTGAAACATTCATTCTAGGTCAAAACAGCCAGCAGCTTAAGCCCATGCACCGTGGCCACATTGGCTTTGTCAATGAGGAGCACACTTTACCCAGTTGGATGCAAGTGGATGCTCTGGTTTCTATGGAAAAAAGCTTCTATTCAAACTGGAACGATGCCATCTACCAACAGGTTATCGGCAATTTTAATGTTTCACATAAACAGAAAATCAGCCAATTATCTCGAGGTGAACGGGCTGGCGTCAACTTAGCCTGTGCTTTGGCAAAAAGACCAAAAGTGTTGATTCTGGATGAGCCCACTTTGGGCTTGGATGTGGTGGCCAAACAAGCATTTTTAGAATCCTTGTTGTTCACTGAAAAGAATGACAAATGCACCATCATTTACTGTTCACACCAAATGGATGAAATAGAAAGGGTCGCAGATCAGTTGATTGTCATGGAGCAAGGGCAACTGGTTAACACCTCAACTCCTGAAGCTTTTTGCCAAAGAATTCATTATTGGGTGGTTGACTTTCAGGGTGAAACGCCAAAATCTATGCAAATCCCGGGGTTCTTGCAACAAAGAGAAATTGAAGGGGAAATCCATTATATGGTGATTGATCAAGATGAAGCATTGAAAGAGGCATTCCTGCAATTGGGTGCGCTGAGT is a genomic window containing:
- a CDS encoding VOC family protein codes for the protein MVYLNLSVTCIEAAIDFYANKLGVFEYKAGRLVCNLGVGLILDLEETDTERHLTVFGQNKQVSSNFWIGVGDVLNDTPIVLLEHLKRNGVQYEEIENLGGHHLSFIDPSGNKFGIHSKLGNIS
- the pyrC gene encoding dihydroorotase codes for the protein MTAQTITITQPDDWHVHLRDGDMLNQVAEYTARQFGRAIIMPNLAPPVTTTALASAYRDRILAATSDYPDFQPLMTAYLTDSIAPEELVKGHEQGVFTAAKLYPANATTNSSFGVSDMKGIYPVLEAMQEIGMPLLVHGEVVDSEIDIFDREAVFIETIMAPLLKDMPELKVVFEHITTKDAADFVASQGDNIAATITAHHLQINRNDMLVGGIKPHLYCLPVAKRELHRLALRKAATSGSKKFFLGTDTAPHAIGAKESACGCAGIFSAPHAIEVYTQVFEEDGALDQLEKFASLNGPAFYDLPVNQKQISLVKESQQVPATIGEGDLTISPYQAGEILAWRLV
- a CDS encoding GntR family transcriptional regulator, which encodes MIQIVTGDARPIFKQIVDGIRMQIMTGQLAVGAKLPSVRGLSVQLTVNTNTVAKAYSELLSHGLVESRKGLGLFVIQPKQILSDQEREQRLDKAVDALIHETIGLSFSHDDILQLVTEKLSKLPDGKTE
- a CDS encoding ABC transporter ATP-binding protein, which gives rise to MSKYIIETQNLSMQFGAKLALNNLNLKINNGGIHSIVGSNGAGKSTLFKLLLGVLSPTTGETFILGQNSQQLKPMHRGHIGFVNEEHTLPSWMQVDALVSMEKSFYSNWNDAIYQQVIGNFNVSHKQKISQLSRGERAGVNLACALAKRPKVLILDEPTLGLDVVAKQAFLESLLFTEKNDKCTIIYCSHQMDEIERVADQLIVMEQGQLVNTSTPEAFCQRIHYWVVDFQGETPKSMQIPGFLQQREIEGEIHYMVIDQDEALKEAFLQLGALSAFQSEVSLQQAVNGFLSRNHHKPDTEIQHV